A stretch of [Clostridium] innocuum DNA encodes these proteins:
- the gatA gene encoding Asp-tRNA(Asn)/Glu-tRNA(Gln) amidotransferase subunit GatA yields MDFERARKQDVEGRVYEALEKAKEAQARLNAAVTFVDPKEQLKELEAIGADAAMYGMPVVLKDNVNTKGIRTTASSRILDNYIPVYNAHIVDKLQAAGAVVIAKASMDELGMGGTNRNAYTGPVNNAWDESRISGGSSGGSAALVAAGVVPFAIGTDTGDSVRKPAAYQGIIGMKPTYGRISRYGIIPYASSLDHVGYFTTSVQDTAVALEVLAGRDDRDMTSSNRAVEAYAANLNHDLRGKRIAVLDNVQEAVADPAIRENFDALMKKLEARGATVTHVRMDDKLMKALMPTYYIIANAEATANHSNLDGIRFGMREAGENVEDVMINTRTKGFCSYVRKRFVIGSYSLFVENQDKIFRKAQKVRRLIVEELNRVLANSDVVIASAAGTIAPLAEESKDSHLGADNNVAENHMVLGNFSGYPSMTMPTGFAEGMPIGINMTAKAFDEQTLFNIGLAIEEETGLKGNDVEVDA; encoded by the coding sequence ATGGATTTTGAAAGAGCGAGAAAGCAGGACGTGGAGGGCCGCGTTTACGAGGCTTTGGAAAAAGCGAAGGAAGCACAGGCGCGTTTGAATGCTGCTGTTACCTTTGTAGACCCGAAAGAGCAGCTGAAGGAGCTGGAAGCAATCGGCGCAGATGCAGCGATGTATGGCATGCCAGTTGTTTTAAAGGATAACGTGAATACGAAGGGAATCCGTACCACGGCATCCTCCCGCATTCTGGATAATTATATCCCGGTATACAATGCGCATATCGTTGATAAGCTGCAAGCTGCAGGCGCTGTTGTAATAGCAAAGGCCAGTATGGATGAGCTGGGCATGGGCGGAACCAACCGCAATGCCTACACAGGACCAGTTAACAATGCCTGGGATGAAAGCAGAATTTCCGGAGGAAGCAGCGGCGGCAGTGCAGCACTTGTAGCGGCTGGAGTCGTTCCGTTTGCCATTGGTACGGATACCGGTGACAGTGTGCGCAAGCCGGCCGCATACCAGGGGATTATCGGCATGAAGCCAACCTATGGAAGAATCTCCCGCTATGGTATCATTCCGTATGCATCCAGTCTGGATCATGTGGGTTATTTTACCACATCCGTACAGGATACAGCGGTTGCACTGGAGGTGCTGGCTGGTCGCGATGACCGTGACATGACCTCATCCAACCGTGCAGTGGAGGCCTATGCTGCTAACCTGAATCATGACCTTCGCGGAAAGCGAATTGCTGTTTTGGATAATGTACAGGAGGCGGTTGCAGATCCTGCAATCCGTGAGAATTTTGACGCTTTGATGAAGAAGCTGGAGGCACGCGGTGCTACTGTTACACATGTGCGCATGGATGATAAGCTGATGAAGGCACTGATGCCTACCTACTATATTATTGCGAATGCCGAGGCTACAGCCAACCATTCCAATCTGGATGGAATCCGTTTTGGTATGCGTGAGGCTGGAGAAAACGTGGAGGATGTCATGATCAACACCCGGACAAAGGGCTTCTGTTCCTATGTACGCAAGCGTTTTGTCATCGGAAGCTATTCTCTGTTTGTGGAAAATCAGGATAAGATCTTCCGCAAGGCGCAGAAGGTTCGCCGCCTGATTGTGGAGGAGCTGAACCGTGTTCTTGCCAACAGCGATGTTGTCATTGCCTCTGCTGCAGGAACAATCGCGCCGCTGGCAGAGGAATCCAAGGATTCTCATCTTGGGGCAGATAACAATGTGGCTGAAAATCATATGGTGCTGGGCAACTTTTCCGGATATCCGAGCATGACCATGCCGACCGGCTTTGCGGAAGGTATGCCGATCGGTATCAATATGACGGCGAAGGCATTTGATGAGCAGACATTGTTTAATATCGGACTGGCGATTGAAGAGGAAACAGGATT
- the gatC gene encoding Asp-tRNA(Asn)/Glu-tRNA(Gln) amidotransferase subunit GatC yields the protein MEEFSAEYFKKLAHDIMFDLNDEEVSELQEEFKVLLQQIELLDGIDTEGVEEMIYPFEAETTFLREDSVDNVISQEAALLNVKSAKAGHVHVPKVVK from the coding sequence ATGGAAGAATTTAGTGCAGAATATTTCAAGAAGCTGGCACATGACATCATGTTTGATCTGAATGATGAAGAGGTCAGTGAGCTGCAGGAGGAATTTAAGGTATTGCTGCAGCAGATCGAGCTGCTGGACGGCATTGATACAGAGGGTGTTGAAGAAATGATCTACCCGTTTGAAGCAGAAACGACATTTCTGCGTGAGGACAGCGTAGATAATGTAATATCACAGGAAGCCGCGCTTCTGAATGTGAAAAGTGCAAAAGCAGGGCATGTACATGTGCCAAAGGTGGTGAAGTAA